A window of Pirellula sp. SH-Sr6A contains these coding sequences:
- a CDS encoding serine/threonine-protein kinase: MVKVRDFLGPYRLARLIRLGSTCQVWEGIKDDGNRYALKVLRPEQRGNKEEIGFLKHEFEIASNLHHKNIIKLVEYVTDADTPFIVLELFSEINLKQALRKGPEPIAYMLASIIEQISEALYYFHSKGYVHCDIKPDNILVNRDGLVKLIDFTIAKKAKTGLSKLFGGKSKVEGTRSYMSPEQIRGQGLDPRSDIYSLGCMFYEMLVGKPPFTGNTPNDLLSKHLTAAAPSVLVVNDNVTPEFNNVIRKMMSKKPEDRPQSMWDVLKIIRATPIFKKPPRKPDVSVFDDMPSAGRVDNPT; the protein is encoded by the coding sequence ATGGTTAAAGTTCGAGACTTCCTGGGACCATACCGATTGGCCCGCTTGATCCGCCTCGGAAGTACTTGTCAGGTCTGGGAAGGAATCAAAGACGACGGCAATCGCTATGCCCTCAAAGTGCTGCGTCCCGAGCAACGAGGGAATAAAGAAGAAATCGGCTTCCTCAAACATGAGTTCGAGATCGCCAGCAATCTCCATCACAAGAACATCATCAAGCTGGTCGAGTACGTCACCGACGCCGACACCCCTTTCATCGTCCTTGAACTCTTCAGCGAAATCAACTTGAAGCAAGCGTTGCGAAAAGGTCCCGAACCGATCGCTTACATGCTGGCCTCGATCATCGAACAAATCAGCGAAGCCCTCTACTACTTCCATAGCAAGGGTTATGTGCATTGCGATATCAAGCCCGATAACATTCTCGTCAATCGCGATGGCTTGGTAAAACTCATCGATTTCACCATCGCCAAAAAAGCCAAAACAGGGCTGAGCAAACTCTTCGGTGGCAAAAGCAAAGTCGAAGGGACCCGCTCCTACATGTCCCCCGAGCAAATTCGCGGGCAAGGCCTCGACCCACGCAGCGATATCTATTCCCTCGGCTGCATGTTCTACGAAATGCTCGTCGGCAAACCCCCGTTCACGGGCAATACCCCAAACGACCTGTTGAGCAAACACCTCACCGCAGCGGCACCGTCCGTGCTGGTCGTCAACGACAACGTCACCCCCGAATTCAACAACGTCATCCGCAAAATGATGTCGAAAAAGCCCGAGGACCGACCTCAATCGATGTGGGATGTTCTCAAAATCATTCGCGCTACACCCATATTTAAAAAACCACCGAGGAAACCTGACGTCTCGGTCTTCGATGACATGCCATCCGCAGGCCGAGTCGATAACCCCACGTAA